The genomic window TTCCCTCTTGACATATTATTGatgatatttatacattttccTTTTCTCCAGTATCCACTAACAAATACGACTGTTCCCTTGTTCATGGCTGGATTTGTCTTAAACTGTAAAACTTCCCTCACTGTAGGTGTAAATACGTTTTCGCAGTCTCCTTCAAATAACTCTAAGGGATATAATTCTAGCTGTTTTTCCTTAAAATATTCCATTAGTCCCTCGTTTACAAATTGATTTTGTGAAGTACCTGGATTCTAAAAAATACATTATAAGTCTATAAAAGTACatttgaaattaagattttatatAGCAATTAATTAGATTGAACGAAAAgtataacatgtaaatattaagaaaaatagCACTTTTAAGATTAATATGTCGTCACTTAAGATAATATTATCAGTTACATTTTAGAGTTGATTTTTTTAAGTGATATTTTTGCCATTGAAATAATGTAACAAATCAACAATTGTCATCAAAATCTTACGTAGTTTGGGTTAGTTTCATATGTAAGATCTGTACCAAACTGGCGCTCGTATAAAGCTCTGTAATAGTGGCTGGCACTGGCCAATGGATCGCAATCAACAACttcctaaaaataaaaaaaattgtatagtctcagggttttttttttctcattaaatACGAACATTGTTTGAAAAATTTCGGAGGTTTATAAATTTGTTGaatcttatttaaatataatatatatttatttttcacataaagtatatatacatgCGATGTTATTATACTTTATTGAGACAGTCACCCATCAACATTAAAAACTTTGAACAGCATGTTTAATTGGTATAAGTTTGAACGATTCTTGAGTGTTGTGTGAAGTACTGATTTgttataattaattgtttttgttattaattttgaaaGATATATGCATTCATTTTACAaacttttcaaataaaacattttttttatttattttgtgttgttaATTAATTGATGACTAATTTgtattatgtatatctatttGTCTTGCAATTTAGGGTTAACTTTCACAAGTTTTCTTCAGTAAATAAATACACACTTACATCATCACAAATTCTTTCATCAGGATTTTCTTTTACAGAATTTGACAATTTTGAGATTTCTGCTTCTTTATTGACATTTTCAGTGTTGTTATTGTTATTCGTAGAATTAATTTGTCCTCTACTTGTTTCTTCTTCATTCGTGTCTATTTCGAGTATATCCATAGCTTCTgggttaaaaaatattatatgttattcaggtctcagacagggtatatgcTGTGACATTCctggcttagagtttatatccgctgagccgaaggcgaaggggatataagccctaagacgggaatgtcacagtatataccctttctgagacctaaattacacatatattacgaattacccctgacttaatgttattttctagtgcaggtatttgttgacaacacatataatTGAAAAATCCAACCTGATATGTttggcatacgtgaaggattttctaatttgctgtgaacataattttatcgtgtatgtaataatttttaataacactttaaaaattgaattacAGTATTAAAACtgtaaattgcgtgattttgtatataacatgtattattgactgaagcacgtcattattttccctctgtgagcctctgacagtctgatagcttatGACTACGTCACAATAGTAATCGATATTATGATggcgtttttgaggttccaaatggggataaaaacgtcgtatataccccggcagtttcctaaatatatactgacatctctgtgttgttatccaatcacaaacctcgacacatttgtaatccgtaatagatttttatattattctttattatttaaagtttaaaacagtCCATCTTGGTttaatgcaatttatttattttttaaattattatgtacAATAAAACCGGCTCAACAAATATCTAATCTTTTATTGTGTTAAACCCCTTTCcctaaaaaatatacaagaaaaaaaatttaacttttagCAGCAACTATGCACTTAGAGTACACCGAAATAAAGAAAGATCCCTAAACATATAGATGCATAAtactttataaagtttaaaaacttaaaaaaaaaaaaaaacattcataatTCTACTACAGCCACCATAAGGTACGTCGAAAGGGTATGCATATCAGTATGATATAATTGTACTAGACTGGTGTCCAATTAGAATATCAAGTATGctacatacatacatatttagCAGTGTATAGCTATCAGCTAATCAGACCGTAGTCCCGCGGAGGATAAAATGTGTACATGTACCTCCTTTATTAACGTTTCAAAAATGTCGTAGACTACTATAATattatagtatatatttattgttggctttttaaagtccagtggcaaatatttcgtaGATTCTAGGACGATATATAGTCGTCTTAGTGTATTTGTAATGACGATTTTGGGATAATTTTAGCACGCTAGTGTAGTATTTTACAagtaaatatcaaatatacatgcATCTTTACAGCATGTATATAACTAGAGGATGAACTGTgtggtttttttgttgttattaacTTGGACTCATAAATCCAAAAGCTTATAgcaaaaaatacattattttacatGCAAAAGTTTAGTACACTGAAAATGtccttttttgtaaaaaaatattcttttatactttaataaaacaaaaaaatgtactaaatttataccttcaaatgaaatattttcttcaCCAGGATTAACTCCATCATTTATGTGCTCACTAGTGAAACCATCACCGACCTCGGGCTGATAGGTCTCTGTAGATTCTTCTGTACCATGAGGCTCTAAAGCTTTATCCTCTACATCCAAATGTGCTGTGGTTAAAAATAGTCTCTCCTTCTGCGTGAGGATTGTGAATGGAAtctacaaatattttgaaatgtattaaaaATGAGCTGATTGCATGAGATGCAGTAATATCTAGAGTAAATAGTCAAAATACactgatatgaaaaattaaataagataatAAATTAAATCAAACATTTACCAATATTTTGCAAATACGGAATTCAAGGTTtcctttgtttttaataaaatagcGTTACATCATAAatttagcatatttatatatattttaaataaat from Mytilus galloprovincialis chromosome 5, xbMytGall1.hap1.1, whole genome shotgun sequence includes these protein-coding regions:
- the LOC143074842 gene encoding uncharacterized protein LOC143074842, whose amino-acid sequence is MDILEIDTNEEETSRGQINSTNNNNNTENVNKEAEISKLSNSVKENPDERICDDEVVDCDPLASASHYYRALYERQFGTDLTYETNPNYNPGTSQNQFVNEGLMEYFKEKQLELYPLELFEGDCENVFTPTVREVLQFKTNPAMNKGTVVFVSGYWRKGKCINIINNMSRGKLLVIEDDTKYKFELNRYQPRPCNC